The window AAAATTATTTTTCTATTTTTTCAGTTAATATTCTGAAAAAGTTAGTTGAAAATTGAAATACTATCTGCTAGAAAAAATAATTAGAAATTATTCTAGCTTTAGTGAAATAGTATTTAAAACTTTTAAAATATCGATTAGTTTAATTTATTGTTAATTAAATACTAGAAGAGAATAAATTAATTTACTTCTAGCTTGTAAAAGAAAATAAACAAAGTCTATAAGTAAAAATTCATACTAAAATCTTAATAAAAGATTTTAAATAAAATTTAATTGTGCTAAAAATAAACATAGAAAGTGTTTAATTATCAAAGTATAGTTTATTTACCTACTAAATTGGTTTGCATCTAGTATCGCAATATTTTCTGCAATTTAGCACTAATAAATATAATCTTGCTAAAATAAAAAGATGACTTGTTAGTCATCTTTTTTGTTAAGAAAATTTTATATATTTTCCACTGTGTATAATTTTTTAAAGTGAGGTTTTTGATTAAGTAAATATTCAAAAGAACCACACTCTATTATTTTGCCATCTTTTAAAACTAATATTTCTAATATTTTCTTAGACTTTCTGCCATTATTTTATGAGTTATAGAGGTAAGGGTTAAGTTTTCATACTCTAATAAGTAGTTCTCAATATTTAAAGCATTATTATTATCTAAACTAGGAAACATTTCATCCGCTAATATTGGCTGGCAAGCTCTTATAAGAAGCCTTGCTCTTGATATTCTTTGTTTTTACCCTAAAGAAAGATTACTTCCATTTTCTTTTATAAAATTTTCATTATCGATTTCGGCAATAAAATGATACAGTCCTAGTATTTTCATTAATTTAATTATTTCTTCTTTGGAATACTTATTATTATGTAGACTTATATTATTAAATATACTTTACTTAAAACAAAAACGTTTTGGTCTATGCAGGAAAATTTATTAATTAATTTCATATCATCTATTAAGTTTATATCTATCCCATTAATTTTTACACTATCATCATTAGAAATATTAATTCTTAATAATAATTTTAAGAGCGTTGACTTGCCAGAACCTAACAAAGCAAGAAATGCGTATTTTTCCCTTTTTCAAAAGTATAACTGATATTATCTAAAATAATATTATCCCATCGACCTAGTATAAAC of the Gemella sp. zg-570 genome contains:
- a CDS encoding ATP-binding cassette domain-containing protein — encoded protein: MLGSGKSTLLKLLLRINISNDDSVKINGIDINLIDDMKLINKFSCIDQNVFVLSKVYLII